DNA sequence from the Streptomyces sp. CA-210063 genome:
CGGACGCGTGTGCGGGGTGTCACCGAGCAGCGCGCCCATGATGACCACCAGCTCCACACCCAGCTCGTGGGCGAAGCCCAGCAGCTCGTTGCAGAACGAGCGCCAGCGCATCGACGGTTCGATGCCTCGGACGAGTACGAGATCACGGGGCTTGTCGCCGCCGACCCTGACCACCGACAACCTTGTCGTCGGCCAGGTGATCTTCCGTACGCCGCCGTCCAGCCACACCGTGGGACGGTTCACCTGGAAGTCGTAGTAGTCCTCGGCGTCCAGCGCCGCGAACACCTCGCCCTTCCATTCCTTGTCCAGGTGCGCGACCGCGGTGGAGGCGGCGTCGCCGGCGTCGTTCCAGCCTTCGAACGCGGCCACCATCACTGGGTCGATCAGCTCGGGAACCCCCTCCAGCTCGATCACCCAGCGCCTCCTTCCGATGTGCCCTCGCGTACGCCCCAACCTTACGGCGTGCCGAGGGGGCCTCCGCAGCCCCCTCGCACGGGGGAGTGAACGGATCAATGCCCCGATCGCACGGACGAAACACTCGTGGGCGCCCGAGGCCGCAAGTGATCAACTTCTCACAACGTCGACCGCAGCCACTGCTCCACGCTCGCGATGTGCACCGTGGCCCACGAGCGCGCGGCGTCCGCGTCGCGGTCGCGCAGGGCGGCGAGGATGGCGCGGTGTTCGTGCAGGGTGCGGCTGACGGCGTCCTCCTGGGTCAGGCCGCGCCAGATACGGGCCCGGGTGGTCGGGCCCGACAGACCGTCAAGAAGCGAGCAGAGCACGGAGTTTCCGGAGCTCTGCACGATGCCCTTGTGGAACTCCAGGTCGCAGGCGACCAGCTCCTCCACCGACGGCTCGGTGCCCAGCTTGTCCAACTGTGCGCCCAGCGCGTCCAGTTGCTGCTCGCTGATGCGCAGGGCGGCCATCGCCGTCGCCGCCGGTTCGAGTATGCGGCGTACGGCCAGGAACTCCAGGACCGTGTCGTCGCGGTGGAAGTCGACGACGAAACTCATCGCCTCAAGGAGGAGTTGGGGGTCCAGGCTGGTGACATAGGTGCCGTCGCCCTGCCGCACGTCCAGGATGCGGATCAGCGACAGGG
Encoded proteins:
- a CDS encoding FadR/GntR family transcriptional regulator, whose product is MAVTDEAIEKIKDMIVSGALRPGDRLPKESELAADLGLSRNSLREAVRALSLIRILDVRQGDGTYVTSLDPQLLLEAMSFVVDFHRDDTVLEFLAVRRILEPAATAMAALRISEQQLDALGAQLDKLGTEPSVEELVACDLEFHKGIVQSSGNSVLCSLLDGLSGPTTRARIWRGLTQEDAVSRTLHEHRAILAALRDRDADAARSWATVHIASVEQWLRSTL